A region from the Manihot esculenta cultivar AM560-2 chromosome 13, M.esculenta_v8, whole genome shotgun sequence genome encodes:
- the LOC110629596 gene encoding cleavage and polyadenylation specificity factor subunit 6 gives MADEQIDYEDEEYGGAPKTQYQGSGAIPALAEEEMGEDDEYDDLYNDVNIGENFLQMHRSEVPPPPASVGKGGFQAQNVNGSRVETSGSQGLNDPGVAIEGKYSNAGTHFDEQKESSMGVKGPETRPVGYPDGSSVAQKGRVMEMTRDSEGQNMGFQGLTSVPSNIGTDPSDMSRKIASEPATLPNSSASGPRVIQQLPANQMSMNMDVNHPVMNENQIHPPIDNGPTMLFVGELHWWTTDAELESVLSQYGRVKEIKFFDERASGKSKGYCQVEFYDAAAAAACKEGMNGHVLNGRACVVAFASPQTLKQMGASYMNKNQNQPQSQNQGRRPMNDGAGRGGNMNYQGGDAGRNYGRGGWGRGGQGVLNRGPGGGGPMRGRGTMGAKNMVGGTGGLGSGANGGGYGQGIAGPAFGGPAGGMMPPQGMMGAGFDPTYMARGAGYGGFAGPGFPGMLPSFPAVNTMGFAGVAPHVNPAFFGRGMAPNGMGMMGPGMDGPNAGMWSDTSMGGWGEEPGRRTRESSYGGEDGASEYGYGEVNHEKGARSSAVSREKERVSERDWSGNSDRRHRDEREHDWDKSEREHREHRYRDEKDSYRDHRQRGRDAGYEDDWDRGQSSSRSQSRSRAVPEEDYRSRSRDADYGKRRRLPSE, from the coding sequence ATGGCTGATGAACAAATAGATTATGAGGATGAGGAATATGGTGGAGCTCCGAAGACGCAATATCAGGGAAGTGGTGCCATACCTGCACTTGCAGAGGAAGAGATGGGGGAAGATGACGAGTACGATGATCTCTACAATGATGTGAATATTGGAGAGAACTTCCTACAGATGCACCGATCTGAGGTTCCACCACCACCTGCTAGTGTGGGTAAGGGAGGGTTCCAAGCTCAGAATGTTAATGGTTCAAGAGTTGAAACTAGTGGTTCACAAGGACTAAATGATCCCGGGGTTGCCATTGAAGGGAAATATTCTAATGCTGGGACACATTTTGATGAGCAGAAAGAATCTTCCATGGGTGTTAAGGGGCCAGAAACGCGACCTGTTGGTTACCCAGATGGTTCTTCTGTTGCGCAAAAAGGAAGGGTTATGGAGATGACCCGTGATTCTGAAGGCCAAAATATGGGGTTCCAAGGATTGACATCAGTGCCCTCCAATATTGGGACTGATCCTTCTGATATGAGTAGAAAAATTGCCAGTGAGCCTGCAACTTTGCCAAACTCTAGCGCCAGTGGTCCTCGAGTCATTCAGCAGTTGCCAGCTAATCAAATGAGTATGAATATGGACGTCAATCATCCTGTGATGAATGAAAATCAAATCCATCCACCAATAGATAATGGTCCAACCATGCTGTTTGTGGGAGAATTACATTGGTGGACAACTGATGCAGAGCTTGAGAGCGTTTTATCTCAGTATGGAAGGGTCAAGGAGATAAAGTTTTTTGATGAAAGAGCTAGTGGAAAATCTAAGGGGTACTGTCAAGTTGAATTTTATGATGCAGCAGCTGCGGCTGCATGCAAAGAGGGAATGAATGGGCATGTTTTAAATGGTCGTGCTTGTGTTGTGGCCTTTGCTTCTCCACAAACATTAAAGCAGATGGGGGCTTCTTACATGAACAAAAACCAGAATCAACCTCAGTCACAAAATCAGGGAAGAAGGCCTATGAATGATGGTGCGGGCAGAGGTGGTAATATGAATTATCAAGGGGGAGATGCGGGGAGGAATTATGGAAGAGGTGGGTGGGGACGAGGTGGGCAAGGAGTTCTCAATAGAGGGCCTGGGGGTGGAGGACCAATGAGGGGCAGAGGAACCATGGGTGCCAAGAACATGGTTGGAGGTACTGGCGGATTAGGAAGCGGTGCCAATGGAGGAGGCTATGGACAAGGCATAGCAGGTCCTGCTTTTGGTGGACCTGCTGGTGGTATGATGCCTCCACAGGGTATGATGGGAGCTGGATTTGATCCAACATATATGGCTCGTGGGGCTGGTTACGGAGGATTTGCAGGTCCCGGTTTTCCTGGCATGCTTCCTTCATTTCCAGCTGTTAATACAATGGGATTTGCTGGGGTGGCTCCTCATGTCAACCCAGCATTCTTTGGTCGGGGAATGGCACCTAATGGTATGGGAATGATGGGCCCAGGAATGGATGGGCCTAATGCTGGAATGTGGTCTGACACTAGCATGGGTGGATGGGGAGAAGAGCCTGGCCGAAGAACAAGGGAGTCAAGTTATGGTGGTGAAGATGGGGCTTCTGAATATGGCTATGGAGAGGTCAATCATGAAAAAGGAGCACGGTCAAGTGCTGTTTCTAGGGAAAAGGAACGGGTTTCTGAGCGTGATTGGTCGGGGAATTCTGATAGGAGGCATCGTGACGAGAGGGAGCATGACTGGGACAAATCTGAAAGAGAGCACAGGGAACATAGGTACCGGGACGAAAAAGATAGTTACCGAGATCATCGACAAAGAGGGCGTGACGCTGGTTATGAGGATGACTGGGATAGAGGGCAATCCTCTTCAAGATCTCAAAGCAGGTCCCGAGCAGTGCCTGAAGAAGATTACAGGTCTCGATCAAGGGATGCAGATTATGGCAAGAGGAGGCGCCTACCATCAGAATGA
- the LOC110630229 gene encoding actin-related protein 3 isoform X1 has product MDPTTRPAVVMDNGTGYTKMGFAGNVEPCFILPTVVALNDSFLNQSRTSKANWLAQHSAGVMADLDFFIGEEAFAKYRSSSIYNLRYPIEHGQVDNWDAMERYWQQCIFNYLRCDPEDHYFLLTESPLTAPESREYTGEIMFETFNVPGLYIAVNSVLALAAGYTTSKCEMTGVVVDVGDGASHVVPVADGYVIGSSIKSIPIAGKDVTLFIQQLMRERGENVPPEDSFDVARRVKEMHCYTCSDIVKEYNKHDKEPAKYIKQWRGIKPKTGAPYSCDIGYERFLGPEVFFNPEIYSSDFTTPLSAVIDKCIQSAPIDTRRALYKNIVLSGGSTMFKDFGKRLQRDLKKIVDARALAFEAKLDAGVKSQPVEVNVVSHPIQRFAVWFGGSVLASTPEFFSACHTKAEYEEYGASICRSNPVFKGMY; this is encoded by the exons ATGGACCCGACCACTCGCCCTGCTGTTGTCATGGACAATGGCACCGg GTATACTAAAATGGGTTTTGCTGGAAATGTAGAGCCTTGTTTTATTTTACCTACTGTAGTAGCTCTAAACGATTCGTTTCTTAATCAATCCAGAACTTCAAAAGCGAATTGGCTTGCGCAGCACAGCGCGGGTGTTATGGCCGATCTAGATTTTTTCATTGGAGAAGAGGCGTTTGCCAAGTACAGATCGAGTAGTATTTATAATCTTCGCTATCCTATTGAACATGGCCAAGTTGACAATTGGGACGCTATGGAAAGGTACTGGCAGCAATGCATATTCAATTATTTACGATGCGATCCAGAGGATCATTACTTTCTTTTGACCGAGAGCCCGCTTACTGCACCGGAGAGTCGCGAATACACCGGTGAGATTATGTTCGAGACATTTAACGTCCCTGGGCTTTATATTGCGGTTAATTCGGTGCTGGCTCTAGCGGCTGGGTACACAACATCTAAG TGTGAGATGACAGGGGTTGTGGTGGATGTTGGAGATGGGGCTAGTCACGTTGTACCTGTTGCTGATGGTTATGTTATTGGGAGCAGCATTAAGTCCATTCCTATTGCTGGAAAAGACGTCACACTCTTTATCCAACAGCTGATGCGG GAAAGAGGAGAGAATGTACCACCAGAAGATTCATTTGATGTAGCTCGACGGGTGAAGGAAATGCATTGCTACACATGTTCAGACATTGTGAAG GAGTACAACAAGCATGACAAAGAACCAGCCAAGTATATTAAGCAATGGAGAGGTATTAAACCCAAAACAGGGGCACCATACTCCTGTGACATTGGCTATGAACGATTTCTTGGCCCTGAG GTATTCTTTAATCCAGAGATTTATAGCAGTGACTTCACCACTCCTTTATCAGCTGTAATAGACAAGTGCATTCAGTCTGCACCAATTGATACAAGGAGGGCTTTGTACAAG AATATAGTGTTATCTGGGGGATCAACCATGTTCAAGGACTTTGGTAAAAGGTTGCAAAGGGATCTgaagaagattgtggatgcAAGGGCTCTTGCTTTTGAAGCTAAACTGGATGCTGGAGTAAAA TCACAACCAGTGGAAGTTAATGTAGTCAGTCATCCCATCCAGAGATTTGCTGTTTGGTTTGGAGGTTCAGTTCTCGCATCAACACCTGAATTTTTTTCT GCTTGCCACACAAAAGCAGAATACGAGGAATATGGAGCAAGCATATGCCGCAGCAATCCTGTTTTCAAGGGAATGTATTAA
- the LOC110630229 gene encoding actin-related protein 3 isoform X2: MDPTTRPAVVMDNGTGYTKMGFAGNVEPCFILPTVVALNDSFLNQSRTSKANWLAQHSAGVMADLDFFIGEEAFAKYRSSSIYNLRYPIEHGQVDNWDAMERYWQQCIFNYLRCDPEDHYFLLTESPLTAPESREYTGEIMFETFNVPGLYIAVNSVLALAAGYTTSKCEMTGVVVDVGDGASHVVPVADGYVIGSSIKSIPIAGKDVTLFIQQLMRERGENVPPEDSFDVARRVKEMHCYTCSDIVKEYNKHDKEPAKYIKQWRGIKPKTGAPYSCDIGYERFLGPENIVLSGGSTMFKDFGKRLQRDLKKIVDARALAFEAKLDAGVKSQPVEVNVVSHPIQRFAVWFGGSVLASTPEFFSACHTKAEYEEYGASICRSNPVFKGMY; encoded by the exons ATGGACCCGACCACTCGCCCTGCTGTTGTCATGGACAATGGCACCGg GTATACTAAAATGGGTTTTGCTGGAAATGTAGAGCCTTGTTTTATTTTACCTACTGTAGTAGCTCTAAACGATTCGTTTCTTAATCAATCCAGAACTTCAAAAGCGAATTGGCTTGCGCAGCACAGCGCGGGTGTTATGGCCGATCTAGATTTTTTCATTGGAGAAGAGGCGTTTGCCAAGTACAGATCGAGTAGTATTTATAATCTTCGCTATCCTATTGAACATGGCCAAGTTGACAATTGGGACGCTATGGAAAGGTACTGGCAGCAATGCATATTCAATTATTTACGATGCGATCCAGAGGATCATTACTTTCTTTTGACCGAGAGCCCGCTTACTGCACCGGAGAGTCGCGAATACACCGGTGAGATTATGTTCGAGACATTTAACGTCCCTGGGCTTTATATTGCGGTTAATTCGGTGCTGGCTCTAGCGGCTGGGTACACAACATCTAAG TGTGAGATGACAGGGGTTGTGGTGGATGTTGGAGATGGGGCTAGTCACGTTGTACCTGTTGCTGATGGTTATGTTATTGGGAGCAGCATTAAGTCCATTCCTATTGCTGGAAAAGACGTCACACTCTTTATCCAACAGCTGATGCGG GAAAGAGGAGAGAATGTACCACCAGAAGATTCATTTGATGTAGCTCGACGGGTGAAGGAAATGCATTGCTACACATGTTCAGACATTGTGAAG GAGTACAACAAGCATGACAAAGAACCAGCCAAGTATATTAAGCAATGGAGAGGTATTAAACCCAAAACAGGGGCACCATACTCCTGTGACATTGGCTATGAACGATTTCTTGGCCCTGAG AATATAGTGTTATCTGGGGGATCAACCATGTTCAAGGACTTTGGTAAAAGGTTGCAAAGGGATCTgaagaagattgtggatgcAAGGGCTCTTGCTTTTGAAGCTAAACTGGATGCTGGAGTAAAA TCACAACCAGTGGAAGTTAATGTAGTCAGTCATCCCATCCAGAGATTTGCTGTTTGGTTTGGAGGTTCAGTTCTCGCATCAACACCTGAATTTTTTTCT GCTTGCCACACAAAAGCAGAATACGAGGAATATGGAGCAAGCATATGCCGCAGCAATCCTGTTTTCAAGGGAATGTATTAA